A genomic region of Pseudorca crassidens isolate mPseCra1 chromosome 10, mPseCra1.hap1, whole genome shotgun sequence contains the following coding sequences:
- the PLXNB1 gene encoding plexin-B1 isoform X7 — MPALGPALLQALWAGWVLTLQPPPPTAFTPNGTHLQHLARDPTSGTLYLGATNFLFQLSPELQLEATVSTGPVLDSRDCLPPVTPDECPQAQPTNNPNQLLLVSPGALVVCGSVHQGVCEQRRLGQLGQLLLRPERPGDTQYVAANDPAVTTVGLVAQGLAGEPLLFVGRGYTSRGVGGGIPPITTRALRPLDPQAAFSYEETAKLAVGRLSEYSHHFVSAFARGASAYFLFLRRDLQAQSRAFRAYVSRVCLRDQHYYSYVELPLACQGSRYGLIQAAAVAMSAEVAQGEVLFAAFSSAAPPTVGRPPLAAAGASGASALCAFPLDEVDRLANRTRDACYTREGRAEDGAEVAYIEYDVNSDCAQLPVDTLDAYPCGSDHTPSPMASRVPLEATPVLEWPGVQLTAVAITVEDGHTIAFLGDSQGQLHKVYLGPGSDGHPYSTRIIQQGSAVSRDLIFDGAFEHLYVMTQSTLLKVPVASCAQHLDCASCLAHRDPYCGWCVLLGRCSRHSECSRGQGLERWLWSFQPEVGCLQVATLSPANISREERREVFLSVPDLPPLWPGESYSCHFGEYQSPALLTSSGVMCPSPDPSEAPELPREADHVSVSLELRFGTVVIAEASLSFYDCMAVTLLRPSAQCQACVRSLWGCNWCVWQHLCTHKALCDAGPMVVSRQSPPLSPAPPARDAPTSFPPTAPRATVALTPDALPVDTPSTATALDVPPGARPSLLSPRGPWAGPGPTPASASTGSPLHEAPLPPSPRQRPGTAVPAPTAFGPMATAEDLLASHPSPSDAAALPPALAEPGPEALPSAVPLDQPPSTAPATTFPGAAGSTKPALDWLMREGGELPEADEWTGGDTPAFSTSTLLSGDGDSAEHEGPPAPLILLSSLDYQYDTPGLWELEEMTLGAGSCPCVESVQGSSLMPVHVQREVRLLGRNLRLFQDSPGDHECVMELEGHEVVVEARVECELPPDTRCHVTCQQHQLSYEALQPELRVGLFLRRAGHLRVDSVDGLHVVLYDCSVGHEDCSRCQTAMPQYGCVWCKGKHPRCVAQEACGEAEAVVTQCPAPLIHSVEPLTGPVDGGTRVTIRGSNLGQHVQDVQDTVRVAGVPCAVDAQEYEVSSSLVCITGASGEEVAGAVTVEVPGRGRGVSEHDFAYQDPKVHSIFPARGPRAGGTNLTVHGSKLLTGRLEDIRVVVGDQPCHLLLEQQAEQLRCETSPHPTPATLPVAVWFGAAERRLHHSQFEYTSDPNVTSAGPAKSFLSGGREIWVRGQNLDVVQTPRIRVTVATRAPGPGQGLGWRHRVIPETACSPGASCGGLHFEEPCHVNNSQLITCRTPALPGLPEDPWVRVEFILENLVFDFATLNPTPFSYEADPTLQPLNPGDPTAPFRHKPGSVLSVEGENLDLAMSKEEVVAMIGDGPCMVKTLTRHHLYCEPPVEQPLPRHHALREVPDALPEFTVQMGNLRFSLGHVQYDGESPVAFPMAAQVGLGVGTSLLALGVIIIVLMYRRKSKQALRDYKKVQIQLENLESSVRDRCKKEFTDLMTEMTDLTSDLLGSGIPFLDYKVYAERVFFPGHQESPLHRDLGVPESRRPTVEQGLGQLSNLLNSKLFLIKFIHTLESQRTFSARDRAYVASLLTVALHGKLEYFTDILRTLLSDLVAQYVAKNPKLMLRRTETVVEKLLTNWMSICLYTFVRDSVGEPLYMLFRGIKHQVDKGPVDSVTGKAKYTLNDNRLLREDVEYRPLTLNALLAVGPGAGEAQGVPVKVLDCDTISQAKEKMLDQLYKGVPLAQRPDPRTLDVEWRSGVAGHLILSDEDVTSEVQGLWRRLNTLQHYKVPDGATVALVPCLTKHVLRESQDYVPGERTPMLEDVDEGGIRPWHLVKPSEEPEPPRPRRGSLRGGERERAKAIPEIYLTRLLSMKGTLQKFVDDLFQVILSTSRPVPLAVKYFFDLLDEQAQQHGISDQDTVHIWKTNSLPLRFWINIIKNPQFVFDVQTSDNMDAVFLVIAQTFMDACTLADHKLGRDSPINKLLYARDIPRYKRMVERYYADIRQTIPASDQEMNSILAELSRNYSGDLGVRVALHELYKYINKYYDQIITALEEDGTAQKMQLGYRLQQIAAAVENKVTDL; from the exons CCTGGCGCGGGATCCCACCTCAGGCACCCTCTACCTAGGAGCCACCAACTTCCTGTTCCAGCTGAGCCCTGAACTGCAGCTGGAGGCCACTGTGTCCACTGGCCCTGTGCTAGACAGCAGGGACTGTCTGCCACCTGTGACACCTGATGAGTGCCCTCAGGCCCAGCCCACCAACAACCCAAACCAGCTGCTCCTGGTGAGCCCTGGGGCCCTGGTGGTGTGTGGCAGTGTGCACCAGGGGGTCTGTGAACAGCGGCGCCTGGGGCAGCTCGGGCAGCTGTTGCTGCGGCCAGAGCGACCTGGGGACACCCAGTATGTGGCTGCCAACGACCCTGCCGTCACCACGGTGGGACTGGTGGCCCAGGGCTTGGCTGGGGAGCCCCTCCTCTTTGTGGGGCGGGGCTACACCagcaggggtgtggggggaggcatCCCTCCCATCACTACCCGCGCCTTAAGGCCGCTGGACCCCCAGGCTGCCTTCTCTTACGAGGAGACGGCCAAGCTAGCTGTGGGCCGCCTCTCCGAGTACAGCCACCACTTTGTGAGCGCCTTTGCACGCGGGGCCAGTGCCTACTTCCTGTTTCTCCGGCGGGACCTGCAGGCTCAGTCTCGAGCTTTCCGTGCCTATGTGTCCCGTGTGTGCCTCCGGGACCAGCACTACTACTCCTACGTGGAGTTGCCTCTGGCCTGTCAGGGGAGCCGCTACGGGCTGATCCAGGCTGCGGCTGTCGCCATGTCCGCGGAGGTGGCCCAGGGGGAGGTGCTCTTTGCAGCCTTCTCCTCGGCCGCTCCCCCCACTGTGGGCCGGCCCCCGTTGGCAGCTGCCGGGGCATCTGGAGCCTCTGCCCTCTGTGCCTTCCCTCTGGATGAGGTGGATCGCCTTGCTAATCGCACACGTGATGCCTGCTACACTCGGGAGGGCCGCGCTGAGGATGGGGCCGAGGTGGCCTACATTGAGTATGATGTCAATTCCGACTGTGCTCAGCTGCCCGTG GACACCCTGGATGCTTACCCTTGTGGCTCAGACCACACGCCCAGCCCCATGGCCAGCCGTGTCCCCCTGGAAGCCACGCCAGTTCTGGAGTGGCCAGGGGTTCAGCTAACAGCCGTGGCGATCACTGTGGAAGATGGACACACCATTGCTTTCCTGGGTGACAGTCAAGGGCAGCTGCATAAG GTCTACTTGGGCCCAGGGAGTGATGGCCACCCGTACTCCACACGGATCATCCAGCAGGGGTCTGCGGTGAGCAGAGACCTCATCTTTGATGGGGCCTTCGAGCACCTGTACGTCATGACCCAGAGCACG CTTCTCAAGGTTCCTGTGGCCTCCTGTGCTCAGCACCTGGACTGTGCATCTTGCCTGGCTCACAGGGACCCGTACTGTGGGTGGTGTGTGCTCCTCGGCAG GTGCAGTCGCCATTCCGAGTGCTCTCGGGGCCAGGGCTTAGAGCGGTGGCTGTGGAGCTTCCAGCCTGAGGTGGGCTGTCTGCAAGTGGCAACCTTGAGTCCTGCTAACATCAGCcgtgaggagaggagggag GTTTTCTTGTCGGTACCCGATCTGCCACCCCTGTGGCCAGGGGAGTCTTATTCCTGCCACTTTGGGGAATACCAGAGTCCTGCCCTGCTGACCAGTTCTGGTGTGATGTGCCCCTCCCCAGACCCTAGTGAGGCTCCAGAGCTGCCGAGAGAAGCTG ACCACGTCTCCGTGAGCCTGGAGCTCAGGTTTGGCACCGTCGTGATTGCCGAGGCTTCCCTCTCCTTCTATGACTGCATGGCCGTCACCTTGCTCCGCCCGTCTGCACA GTGCCAGGCCTGCGTGAGAAGCCTCTGGGGGTGTAACTGGTGCGTCTGGCAGCACCTGTGCACGCACAAGGCCTTATGTGATGCTGGGCCCATGGTGGTCAGCCGACAG AGCccgcccctctccccagcccctcctgcaaGAGACGCacccacctccttcccacccacagcccccagggccacgGTCGCCCTGACTCCTGACGCCCTTCCTGTGGACACTCCTTCCACAGCCACAGCCTTGGATGTCCCCCCCGGGGCCAGGCCTTCCCTGCTCAGCCCCCGGGGGCCGTGGGCAGGTCCCGGCCCCACACCTGCCTCGGCTTCCACGGGCTCACCTCTCCACGAGGCccctcttcctcccagcccccgccAGAGGCCTGGAACCGCTGTCCCTGCCCCTACAGCCTTCGGACCCATGGCCACCGCCGAGGACCTCTTGGCCTCCCACCCATCGCCCTCAGATGCAGCAGCACTGCCCCCCGCCCTTGCAGAGCCTGGCCCCGAGGCTCTCCCTTCTGCGGTACCCCTGGACCAGCCCCCCAGCACGGCTCCCGCCACCACTTTCCCAGGGGCCGCTGGCTCCACGAAGCCTGCTCTGGACTGGCTCATGAGAGAAGGCGGCGAGCTGCCCGAGGCGGATGAGTGGACAGGGGGTGACACGCCCGCCTTCTCCACTTCCACCCTCCTCTCAGGTGATGGAGACTCTGCTGAGCACGAGGGCCCTCCCGCCCCCCTCATCCTCCTGTCCAGCCTTGACTACCAGTACGACACCCCTGGGCTCTGGGAGCTG GAGGAGATGACCTTGGGGGCAGGCTCCTGCCCTTGTGTGGAGAGTGTGCAGGGCTCCAGCCTGATGCCGGTCCACGTGCAGCGAGAAGTGCGACTGCTGGGCAGGAACCTGCGCCTCTTCCAG GACAGCCCAGGCGACCATGAGTGTGTGATGGAGCTGGAGGGCCACGAGGTGGTGGTTGAGGCCCGGGTCGAATGCGAGCTGCCTCCAGATACCCGGTGCCATGTCACCTGCCAGCAGCACCAG CTCAGCTATGAGGCTCTACAGCCAGAGCTCCGCGTGGGGCTGTTTCTGCGTCGGGCTGGCCATCTGCGTGTGGACAGTGTGGATGGGCTGCACG TGGTGCTGTATGATTGTTCCGTGGGACACGAGGACTGCAGCCGCTGCCAAACTGCCATGCCCCAGTACGGCTGTGTGTGGTGCAAGGGGAAGCATCCACGCTGCGTGGCCCAGGAGGCCTGTGGCGAGGCTGAGGCTGTGGTCACCCAGTGCCCAGCACCCCTCATCCACTCG GTGGAGCCACTGACTGGGCCTGTAGACGGAGGCACCCGTGTCACCATCAGGGGCTCCAACCTGGGCCAACACGTGCAGGACGTGCAGGACACGGTCAGGGTGGCTGGAGTGCCCTGTGCTGTGGACGCTCAGGAGTACGAGGTGTCCAGCAG CCTTGTGTGTATCACTGGGGCCAGCGGGGAGGAGGTGGCAGGCGCTGTGACGGTGGAGGTGCCAGGAAGAGGACGCGGCGTCTCAGAGCATGACTTTGCCTACCAG GACCCAAAGGTGCATTCCATCTTCCCGGCCCGAGGCCCCAGAGCCGGGGGCACCAACCTCACCGTGCATGGCTCCAAGCTTCTGACCGGGCGGCTGGAGGACATCCGAGTGGTAGTTGGAGACCAGCCTTGTCACCT gCTGCTGGAGCAGCAGGCGGAGCAACTGCGGTGTGAGACCAGCCCACACCCCACGCCTGCCACACTCCCCGTGGCTGTGTGGTTTGGGGCTGCTGAGCGGAGGCTTCATCACAGCCAGTTCGAGTACACATCAGATCCCAATGTCACCTCTGCTGGCCCCGCCAAGAGCTTCCTCAG TGGAGGACGTGAGATATGGGTCCGTGGCCAGAATTTGGACGTGGTGCAGACACCAAGAATCCGAGTGACTGTGGCCACGAGAGCGCCAGGACCAGGCCAGGGGCTTGGGTGGAGGCACCGCGTGATCCCAGAGACGGCGTGCTCCCCCGGAGCCTCCTGTGGCGGCCTGCAC TTTGAGGAGCCTTGCCACGTGAACAACTCCCAGCTCATCACGTGCCGCACACCGGCCCTCCCAGGCCTGCCTGAGGACCCCTGGGTCCGTGTGGAATTCATCCTTGAAAACCTGGTCTTTGACTTTGCAACACTGAACCCCACACCCTTCTCCTATGAGGCCGACCCCACTCTGCAGCCGCTCAACCCCGGGGACCCCACCGCACCATTCCGGCACAAGCCTGGGAGTGTGCTCTCTGTGGAG GGGGAGAATCTGGACCTTGCAATGtccaaggaggaggtggtggccaTGATAGGGGACGGCCCCTGCATGGTGAAGACGCTGACCCGGCACCACCTGTACTGCGAGCCCCCCGTGGAGCAGCCCCTACCCCGGCACCATGCCCTCCGGGAGGTGCCTGATGCTTTGCCTGAGTTCACG GTGCAGATGGGGAACCTACGCTTCTCCTTGGGCCACGTGCAGTACGATGGCGAGAGCCCTGTGGCTTTCCCCATGGCAGCCCAGGTGGGCTTGGGGGTGGGCACCTCTCTTCTGGCTCTGGGTGTCATCATCATTGTCCTCATGTACAG GAGGAAGAGCAAGCAGGCTCTGAGGGACTATAAGAAGGTGCAGATCCAGCTGGAGAATCTGGAGAGCAGCGTGCGGGACCGCTGCAAGAAGGAGTTCACAG ACCTTATGACCGAGATGACCGATCTTACCAGTGACCTTCTGGGCAGCGGCATCCCCTTCCTCGACTACAAGGTGTATGCCGAGAGGGTCTTCTTCCCTGGGCACCAGGAGTCACCCTTGCACCGGGACTTGGGCGTGCCTGAGAGCAGGCGACCCACTGTGGAACAAGGGCTGGGGCAGCTCTCCAACCTGCTTAACAGCAAGCTCTTCCTCATCAAG TTCATCCACACCCTGGAGAGCCAGCGCACCTTCTCAGCTCGGGACCGCGCCTACGTGGCATCTCTGCTCACCGTGGCACTGCACGGGAAGCTTGAGTACTTCACTGACATCCTGCGCACCCTGCTCAGTGACCTGGTGGCCCAGTACGTGGCCAAGAACCCCAAGCTGATGCTGCGCAG GACAGAGACCGTGGTGGAGAAGCTGCTCACCAACTGGATGTCTATCTGCCTCTACACTTTCGTGAGG GACTCGGTAGGGGAGCCTCTGTACATGCTTTTCCGTGGAATTAAGCATCAAGTGGACAAGGGGCCGGTAGACAGTGTGACTGGCAAAGCCAAATACACCCTGAATGACAACCGCCTGCTCCGAGAGGACGTGGAGTACCGTCCCCTG ACCTTGAATGCACTACTGGCTGTGGGGCCTGGAGCGGGAGAAGCCCAGGGCGTGCCTGTGAAGGTCCTGGACTGTGACACCATCTCCCAGGCCAAGGAAAAGATGTTGGACCAGCTTTATAAAGGAGTGCCTCTTGCCCAGCGGCCAGACCCCCGCACCCTGGACGTCG AATGGCGGTCTGGGGTGGCCGGGCATCTCATTCTTTCTGACGAGGACGTGACTTCTGAGGTCCAGGGTCTGTGGAGGCGCCTGAACACCCTGCAGCATTACaag GTCCCAGACGGAGCAACTGTGGCCCTCGTCCCCTGCCTCACCAAGCATGTCCTCCGGGAAAGCCAGGATTACGTCCCTGGAGAGA GGACCCCAATGCTGGAGGATGTGGACGAGGGGGGCATCCGGCCCTGGCACCTGGTGAAGCCAAGCGAGGAGCCGGAGCCGCCCAGGCCTCGGAGGGGCAGCCTCCGGGGCGGGGAGCGGGAGCGAGCCAAGGCCATCCCTGAGATCTACCTGACCCGCCTGCTGTCCAtgaag GGCACCCTGCAGAAGTTTGTGGATGACCTGTTCCAGGTGATTCTCAGCACCAGCCGTCCCGTGCCGCTCGCTGTGAAGTACTTCTTTGACCTGCTGGATGAGCAGGCCCAGCAGCATGGCATCTCGGACCAGGACACCGTCCATATATGGAAGACCaacag CTTGCCGCTGAGGTTCTGGATCAATATCATAAAAAACCCGCAGTTTGTGTTCGACGTGCAGACATCTGATAACATGGATGCAGTGTTCCTGGTCATTGCACAGACCTTCATGGATGCCTGCACCCTGGCTGACCACAAGCTGGGCCGG GACTCTCCCATCAACAAACTTCTGTATGCTCGGGATATTCCCCGGTACAAACGGATGGTGGAAAG GTACTATGCAGACATCAGACAGACCATCCCCGCCAGTGATCAAGAGATGAACTCCATCCTGGCCGAGCTGTCCCGG AACTACTCTGGAGACCTGGGGGTGCGAGTGGCCCTGCACGAACTCTACAAGTATATCAACAAATACTATGACCAG ATCATCACTGCCCTGGAGGAAGATGGCACGGCCCAGAAGATGCAGCTGGGCTATCGGCTCCAGCAGATCGCAGCGGCTGTAGAAAACAAGGTCACAGATCTGTAG